A section of the Catalinimonas alkaloidigena genome encodes:
- a CDS encoding M16 family metallopeptidase, whose protein sequence is MRALFYWPLLGIVTLLLAAGCRRSTLQEAPSQAETSGVFPYSIHQKPLPNGLNVVTVPYDSPGLASFYLVVRVGSREEVESGKSGFAHFFEHMMFRGTDRYPKDRYGEVLKGIGAAANANTWWDRTVYHMTGNADMLETMFELEADRFQHLNYSEADFKVEAGAVKGEYTKSYASPSSKLYVKTYDQAFDQHTYQHTTIGFWEDVVDMPNQYAYSKQFYDRFYRPEYTTLLVVGDVTPEQVNHLAEQYFGDWERGNYQPTIPTEPEQTATRYAHEQAAGYPPTLSLNYKSPAFSVENKDKAALDLLAMLAFSPKSDIYRKLVIDEQKARNLGAYALDTRDPGLFTISASLVKADDLPYVKAQLDSVIQRYREVPVKAKALGEAQSRLKYSFAMDLDSPSQIAEALSQVIWLTGDPTDINRLFDLYDAVMPEDLQRVARQYLVDEHLTLGTISPAAESPFASQRNATGTPQGSSN, encoded by the coding sequence ATGCGTGCGCTTTTTTATTGGCCCTTGTTGGGCATCGTCACCCTCCTGTTGGCTGCGGGCTGCCGGCGCAGCACTCTGCAGGAAGCGCCCTCCCAGGCCGAAACCTCCGGCGTTTTTCCGTATTCGATCCACCAGAAACCGCTGCCCAACGGCCTGAACGTGGTCACCGTACCGTACGACAGTCCGGGGCTGGCTTCGTTCTACCTGGTGGTGCGGGTCGGGTCGCGCGAAGAAGTCGAAAGCGGCAAGTCGGGCTTCGCCCACTTTTTCGAACACATGATGTTCCGCGGGACGGATCGATACCCCAAAGACCGCTACGGAGAAGTCCTGAAAGGGATCGGTGCGGCCGCCAACGCCAACACGTGGTGGGACCGGACGGTCTACCACATGACGGGCAATGCCGACATGCTGGAAACCATGTTTGAGCTGGAGGCGGACCGATTCCAGCACCTTAACTACTCAGAGGCTGATTTTAAAGTAGAGGCCGGGGCGGTGAAAGGGGAATACACCAAGAGCTACGCCAGCCCCTCGTCCAAGTTGTACGTGAAAACCTACGACCAGGCGTTCGATCAGCATACCTATCAGCACACGACCATCGGGTTTTGGGAGGATGTGGTGGACATGCCCAACCAGTACGCCTACTCGAAGCAATTTTACGACCGGTTTTACCGACCGGAATACACCACGCTGCTGGTGGTGGGCGACGTGACGCCAGAGCAGGTCAACCACCTGGCCGAACAGTATTTCGGCGATTGGGAGCGGGGCAATTACCAACCCACCATCCCGACGGAACCCGAACAGACGGCCACCCGCTACGCCCACGAACAGGCCGCCGGTTACCCGCCGACGCTAAGCCTGAACTACAAGAGCCCGGCGTTCAGCGTGGAGAATAAAGACAAAGCGGCCCTCGATCTGCTGGCCATGCTGGCGTTCTCGCCGAAGTCGGACATCTACCGCAAGCTGGTGATCGACGAACAGAAAGCGCGGAACCTGGGCGCCTACGCGTTGGACACGCGCGATCCCGGCCTGTTTACCATTTCGGCTTCGCTGGTGAAGGCCGACGACCTGCCGTATGTCAAAGCGCAACTCGATTCGGTGATTCAACGGTACCGGGAGGTGCCCGTCAAGGCCAAAGCCCTCGGCGAAGCGCAGTCGCGACTCAAGTACAGCTTCGCCATGGACCTGGACAGCCCTTCACAAATTGCCGAAGCGCTTTCGCAAGTCATCTGGCTGACGGGCGACCCGACCGACATCAACCGCCTGTTCGATCTGTACGACGCCGTAATGCCGGAAGACCTCCAGCGCGTCGCCCGCCAGTACCTGGTGGACGAACACCTGACGCTGGGCACCATTTCGCCCGCGGCGGAGTCGCCGTTTGCGAGCCAACGCAACGCTACCGGCACCCCCCAGGGGTCTTCTAATTAA
- a CDS encoding M16 family metallopeptidase, translated as MKNILYRGLLGVALLALPLVVRAQEVVELPNAQSNKVVVKLAFRNGSVTDPLGKEGLTNLTAEVWTNTGSDRYTKPEIDALLYPMAASYGAFTDKEMTTLTFEVHEDHLDQFYAIFQGVLLRPAFHEKDFSRVRSNLKNYVEQVIKASSDEDFSKLALEEKLYEGTPYQHPKYGTVQGLDAITLEDVKQHFRTQFTRHNVTIGIAGKYPASFLTKLKADLNRLSDVAPATVVVPRPEMPDGLHVELIPKPNNLGTAIFAGYPIDIDRSSDDWPAMLVVNSYLGEHRKSYSKLYQLIREKRSMNYGDYTYIEWYEAGGQHQLPLTGFPRSSNYFAIWIRPVQTAYSLTSQYDELSDLQVGHAPFALRMALYEIDRVKNEGLTQEEFDLTRQFLRSYLKLYIQTPERRLGFLLDSRFYGLQDYIAEMDEALANLTLEQVNAAAARYLQTENLDVVMITDEAEAAPLKTLLETQAPSPMSYANVVRESLPESVFELDKTVEAFPLRVDEVTVVPPADVFQQGREGTP; from the coding sequence ATGAAAAATATACTCTACCGTGGCCTGCTGGGCGTCGCCTTGCTGGCGCTTCCTCTGGTCGTCCGGGCGCAGGAGGTGGTCGAACTGCCCAATGCGCAATCCAATAAAGTAGTGGTGAAACTGGCCTTCCGCAACGGGTCGGTCACCGATCCGCTGGGCAAAGAGGGCCTCACGAACCTGACAGCGGAAGTCTGGACCAACACCGGTAGCGACCGCTACACCAAACCCGAAATCGATGCGTTGTTGTATCCGATGGCGGCGTCGTACGGTGCTTTTACAGACAAGGAGATGACGACCCTGACCTTCGAAGTGCACGAAGATCATCTCGATCAGTTTTACGCCATTTTTCAGGGTGTTTTGCTCCGCCCCGCCTTCCACGAAAAAGACTTTAGCCGCGTGCGGAGTAACCTGAAGAATTATGTGGAACAGGTAATCAAAGCTTCGTCGGACGAGGATTTCAGCAAGCTGGCCCTGGAAGAAAAGCTTTACGAAGGCACGCCCTACCAGCACCCAAAGTACGGCACTGTGCAGGGCCTCGACGCCATTACGCTCGAGGACGTGAAGCAGCATTTTCGTACGCAGTTCACCCGCCACAACGTGACCATCGGCATTGCCGGCAAGTATCCCGCCTCTTTCCTGACGAAACTGAAAGCCGACCTCAACCGGCTTTCGGACGTGGCCCCGGCGACGGTCGTGGTGCCCCGGCCCGAGATGCCCGACGGCCTGCACGTGGAGTTGATTCCCAAACCGAACAACCTGGGAACGGCCATTTTTGCGGGATACCCGATTGACATCGACCGCAGTTCGGACGACTGGCCCGCCATGCTGGTGGTTAACTCGTACCTCGGCGAGCACCGCAAATCGTACTCCAAGCTCTACCAGTTGATCCGCGAAAAGCGCTCCATGAATTACGGCGATTATACGTACATCGAGTGGTACGAGGCCGGGGGGCAGCACCAATTACCACTGACCGGGTTTCCGCGTTCGTCGAATTACTTCGCCATCTGGATTCGGCCGGTGCAGACCGCCTACAGCCTGACGTCGCAGTACGACGAACTGAGCGATCTTCAGGTCGGGCACGCGCCGTTTGCGCTGCGGATGGCGCTGTACGAAATCGACCGGGTGAAAAACGAAGGACTGACGCAGGAGGAGTTCGACCTGACGCGGCAGTTTCTACGCAGCTACCTGAAACTCTACATCCAGACGCCCGAGCGACGGCTGGGCTTTCTGCTCGATTCGCGGTTCTACGGCCTGCAGGACTACATCGCCGAGATGGACGAAGCGCTGGCTAACCTGACGCTGGAGCAGGTCAACGCGGCCGCGGCCCGCTACCTTCAAACCGAAAACCTGGATGTGGTGATGATTACAGACGAGGCCGAGGCTGCGCCTTTGAAAACCCTGCTGGAAACCCAGGCGCCTTCGCCTATGAGCTACGCCAACGTGGTCCGCGAAAGCCTGCCCGAATCCGTTTTCGAACTCGACAAAACCGTCGAAGCTTTTCCGCTCCGCGTCGATGAAGTGACCGTGGTGCCACCGGCCGACGTGTTTCAACAGGGCCGCGAAGGAACGCCCTGA
- a CDS encoding pectate lyase: protein MQTSGKHLVPVFLALLLPLMGGWQTDPEPEHAPVSKAEILTTMKRATQFMDDKVSYQGGYVWSYLPDLSRRWGEMEAKKTMIWVQPPGTATMGHLFLDAYHATGDSYYYRVAKRATEVLMRAQHPSGGWNYMADLAGEASLQEWYRTIGANGWRLEEFQHYYGNATFDDAGTAEASKLLLRMYLEKREPAIKKALDKAIAFVKESQYDMGGWPQRYPPAGAFTKQGHADYSSYITFNDDVAQENIEFLVLCYQALGDTSLLDPIRRAMDSFLVTQLPAPQPGWALQYTTDLQPAGARTYEPKALSTATTVNNVRQLMNFYRLMGDRKYLARIPEALDWLEALRLPDDAIVDNRTHPMFIELGTNKALYLHRRGSNVVNGAYYADYDPTHTIAHYRSTRFVDVADLRTQFEAIRQLSPEEATAKSPLKSGVKVELPRYFTLRGAKISDLNSRGLSRRAASTEEVQQLISTLTPDGYWLTPLRVTTHPYIGPGTTEVAEGDFRSQFVGDQYDTSPYYTDQAQEGISTGAFVRNMDVLIEYLTAHDQAVSQQGD from the coding sequence ATGCAAACTTCCGGAAAACACCTTGTCCCCGTGTTCCTGGCCCTGCTGCTGCCCCTGATGGGCGGCTGGCAAACTGACCCGGAGCCGGAGCACGCCCCCGTCAGCAAAGCGGAAATCCTGACGACGATGAAACGCGCTACGCAGTTTATGGACGACAAAGTCAGTTACCAAGGCGGCTATGTCTGGTCCTACCTGCCCGACCTGTCGCGGCGCTGGGGCGAGATGGAGGCCAAAAAGACGATGATCTGGGTGCAACCGCCGGGCACGGCCACCATGGGCCACCTGTTTCTGGACGCCTACCATGCGACCGGCGACTCCTACTACTACCGCGTGGCCAAACGCGCCACCGAAGTGCTGATGCGGGCGCAGCATCCCAGCGGCGGGTGGAATTACATGGCCGATCTGGCGGGCGAGGCGTCGCTGCAGGAGTGGTACCGTACCATCGGGGCGAACGGCTGGCGGCTGGAAGAGTTCCAGCACTACTACGGCAACGCTACGTTCGACGACGCCGGAACGGCCGAAGCCTCGAAGCTGCTGTTGCGGATGTATCTGGAGAAGCGCGAACCGGCAATCAAAAAGGCCCTGGACAAGGCCATTGCGTTTGTGAAGGAGAGCCAGTACGACATGGGCGGCTGGCCGCAGCGTTACCCACCGGCCGGTGCGTTTACGAAACAGGGCCACGCCGACTATTCTTCCTACATCACCTTCAACGACGACGTAGCGCAGGAAAATATCGAGTTTCTGGTGCTGTGCTATCAGGCGCTGGGCGATACTAGTTTGCTGGACCCCATCCGTCGGGCAATGGACTCTTTTCTGGTCACCCAACTGCCCGCCCCACAGCCGGGCTGGGCATTACAGTACACCACGGATCTGCAACCCGCCGGTGCGCGGACGTACGAACCCAAGGCGCTTTCGACCGCCACGACGGTCAACAATGTGCGGCAACTGATGAATTTCTACCGCCTGATGGGTGACAGAAAGTACCTCGCGCGGATTCCGGAAGCGCTCGACTGGCTGGAAGCCCTGCGGCTCCCCGACGACGCAATCGTCGACAACCGAACGCACCCGATGTTCATTGAGCTGGGTACCAACAAGGCCCTGTACCTGCACCGGCGCGGCTCCAACGTGGTCAACGGTGCTTATTATGCCGATTACGATCCGACGCACACCATCGCCCATTACCGCTCTACGCGCTTTGTGGATGTGGCCGACCTCCGCACCCAATTTGAAGCCATTCGCCAGCTTTCGCCCGAGGAGGCCACGGCCAAGTCGCCGCTGAAATCCGGGGTGAAGGTAGAGTTGCCGCGCTATTTTACGCTACGCGGGGCTAAAATCTCTGACCTGAATAGCCGCGGGCTGTCCCGCCGCGCAGCCTCGACCGAAGAAGTACAACAACTGATCAGCACCCTGACACCGGACGGCTACTGGCTTACCCCTCTGCGGGTCACAACGCATCCGTACATCGGTCCCGGTACGACAGAAGTGGCCGAGGGCGACTTTCGGTCCCAGTTTGTCGGCGATCAGTACGATACCTCGCCTTACTACACCGATCAGGCGCAGGAAGGCATTTCGACGGGTGCGTTCGTGAGAAACATGGACGTGCTGATCGAGTACCTGACGGCGCACGACCAGGCCGTGTCGCAACAAGGCGATTAG
- a CDS encoding VOC family protein, giving the protein MKLEHFALNVQHPQHMADWYVTHLGLTIVKQSPEAPFMTFLADDSGRIMIEIYTNPADEVPDYAHMNPLLVHLAFVSADPDVDKNRLIEAGATLVSDQTYPDGSHLVMLRDPWGLALQLCKRGTPMLTERERS; this is encoded by the coding sequence ATGAAGTTAGAGCATTTTGCCCTGAACGTTCAACACCCCCAGCACATGGCGGACTGGTATGTGACCCACCTGGGCCTTACGATCGTCAAACAATCGCCCGAAGCGCCGTTTATGACGTTTCTGGCCGACGACAGCGGCCGCATCATGATCGAGATTTATACCAACCCGGCCGACGAAGTACCCGATTATGCCCACATGAACCCGCTGTTGGTGCACCTAGCCTTTGTCTCGGCCGATCCGGACGTGGATAAAAATCGACTTATCGAGGCGGGCGCGACCCTGGTCAGTGACCAGACGTACCCGGATGGCTCGCATCTGGTGATGCTGCGCGATCCCTGGGGCCTGGCCCTGCAACTCTGCAAACGCGGCACCCCGATGCTGACGGAGCGCGAACGCTCGTAA
- a CDS encoding mandelate racemase/muconate lactonizing enzyme family protein — MTTFPADRTDASMTITHVEIFKLNIPLKEPFVISLGIIPSATNLYIRLHTDQGLTGVGEGCPYVYIVGETQETQFALAQQVARLWKGKNPLELEKRLHELDRALSHNPTLKSAFDMALHDLLAKWCGVPLYQLWGGANDREVHTDMTVGIGTPERMAEQAARFQAAGFPAIKIKLGTTPAEDVARIRAIREAVGEALPLRIDANQGWNGVTALTTLRALAPFDVEHCEEPVPHWNLPDLVRVRQQSPIAIMADESLFSPHDAFRLARAGACDYFNVKLSKSGGLRHALHIFAIAEASGILCQVGCMSESRLAITALFHLVLARTNIVHFDLDSPLMLADDPVIGGITYGAGGQVLLPTGSGPGIGADLDPDYLKTMERVEI; from the coding sequence ATGACGACCTTTCCTGCCGACCGCACCGACGCCTCCATGACCATCACCCACGTGGAGATTTTCAAGCTGAACATTCCACTGAAAGAGCCCTTCGTGATTTCGTTGGGCATCATTCCGTCGGCGACCAATCTCTACATCCGGCTGCATACCGACCAGGGACTGACGGGCGTGGGCGAAGGCTGTCCGTACGTATACATCGTGGGCGAAACGCAGGAAACGCAGTTTGCTCTGGCGCAACAGGTCGCGCGCCTCTGGAAAGGGAAAAATCCGCTGGAACTGGAAAAGCGATTGCACGAACTAGACCGGGCGCTTTCGCACAACCCAACGCTCAAAAGCGCATTCGACATGGCGTTGCACGACCTGCTGGCCAAGTGGTGCGGCGTTCCCCTCTACCAACTGTGGGGCGGGGCGAACGACCGCGAAGTGCATACCGACATGACGGTGGGTATCGGCACGCCGGAGCGGATGGCCGAACAGGCCGCCCGTTTTCAGGCGGCAGGGTTTCCGGCGATTAAAATCAAGTTGGGCACCACCCCGGCCGAGGACGTGGCCCGCATCCGGGCCATTCGCGAGGCGGTGGGCGAGGCCCTTCCCCTTCGCATTGACGCCAACCAGGGCTGGAATGGCGTGACGGCCCTGACCACCTTGCGGGCGCTGGCACCGTTCGACGTAGAGCACTGCGAGGAACCGGTACCGCACTGGAACCTGCCCGATCTGGTGCGGGTGCGGCAGCAAAGCCCCATCGCCATCATGGCCGACGAATCGCTTTTCTCGCCGCACGACGCCTTCCGGCTGGCCCGTGCAGGTGCCTGCGACTATTTCAACGTGAAGCTTTCCAAATCGGGGGGACTGCGCCACGCCCTCCACATTTTTGCCATTGCCGAAGCCAGTGGCATTCTCTGCCAGGTCGGTTGCATGTCCGAAAGCCGCCTGGCCATCACCGCCCTGTTTCACCTCGTGCTGGCGCGCACCAACATTGTCCACTTCGACCTGGACTCACCGCTCATGCTGGCGGACGACCCGGTCATCGGGGGGATTACGTATGGTGCAGGAGGACAGGTACTCTTGCCGACCGGAAGCGGACCGGGCATCGGTGCCGACCTTGACCCGGATTACCTGAAAACCATGGAACGGGTCGAAATTTAA